In Bacteroidota bacterium, one DNA window encodes the following:
- a CDS encoding NADH-quinone oxidoreductase subunit N, with translation MHVSLLETVALGAGSVGQFVAESMTKFVPETIVTGGFLLAIILDLFIKDKAGKKLVGSFALLVLAAAFVESLTQMTWWTPNQSWQGGTGIFPYTMTLFPPMANSMTKTMDVFYSMAVVDNFAVLFKLIISLSGMLVIGMSLMSREIEERGRRNGEFYSLLLAMTLGMFLMAESMDLVMMYVSLELVSISSYIMAGFMKDNAKSTEASMKYVLFGAFSSGLMIYGFSILYGLTGTTNITAIRQILEGQFVMGSVNTTALWSAVLLSLVGMGYKVSAAPFHFWTPDVYEGAPIPVTALLSVASKAGGFAMLMRFLIFAMPANGQTLQPWINWPLAIAVIAALTMSLGNFSALRQSNVKRMLAYSTIAHAGYMLVGLVTIGAGQKVIGLSPGASDAGVVSIIMYLIAYLFMNLGGFYVVMLIANKIGSEEVEDYKGFAKKSPMLAVTFSLFLVSLTGIPLTVGFIGKFYIFLAILKQPQWLWLAIVMALNSVVSLYYYVRVMQAMFIKQADEQTAPLTDAADVQADGTIRFSWYSQAYIFVFLVPTIVLGVYFTPLVDLAKQAIRFFNLS, from the coding sequence ATGCACGTATCATTACTTGAGACAGTCGCACTGGGCGCCGGAAGCGTCGGTCAGTTCGTCGCTGAGAGCATGACGAAGTTCGTGCCGGAGACGATCGTGACCGGTGGGTTCCTGCTCGCCATCATTCTCGATCTGTTCATCAAAGACAAGGCCGGCAAGAAACTTGTCGGGTCGTTCGCACTACTGGTGCTTGCGGCGGCGTTCGTCGAGTCGCTGACGCAGATGACGTGGTGGACACCCAATCAATCGTGGCAAGGTGGCACAGGCATCTTCCCGTACACGATGACGCTCTTCCCGCCGATGGCGAATTCGATGACGAAGACAATGGATGTCTTCTATTCGATGGCGGTTGTCGATAACTTCGCGGTGCTTTTCAAGCTGATCATTTCGCTTTCCGGTATGCTCGTGATCGGTATGTCGTTGATGTCTCGCGAGATCGAAGAGCGCGGCCGACGTAACGGCGAGTTCTACTCACTCTTGCTCGCCATGACGCTCGGCATGTTCCTGATGGCCGAGTCGATGGATCTGGTAATGATGTATGTGTCACTCGAACTGGTCTCCATTTCGAGCTACATCATGGCAGGCTTCATGAAGGACAATGCCAAGAGCACCGAAGCGTCGATGAAATATGTGCTCTTCGGAGCATTCAGTTCCGGGCTGATGATCTACGGATTTTCTATCCTGTACGGACTGACCGGTACGACGAACATTACTGCGATCCGACAGATTCTTGAAGGACAATTCGTGATGGGCTCGGTGAATACCACTGCACTTTGGAGTGCCGTGCTTCTGTCGCTTGTCGGCATGGGGTACAAGGTGAGCGCAGCCCCGTTCCATTTCTGGACACCGGACGTGTACGAAGGAGCTCCGATCCCGGTCACTGCATTGCTCTCGGTCGCGTCGAAGGCCGGCGGATTTGCGATGCTCATGCGGTTCCTGATCTTCGCGATGCCGGCAAATGGTCAGACGTTGCAGCCATGGATCAATTGGCCGCTTGCAATCGCTGTCATTGCAGCACTGACGATGTCGCTGGGGAATTTCTCGGCATTGCGACAATCGAACGTGAAACGTATGCTCGCGTATTCGACGATTGCGCATGCCGGGTATATGCTTGTCGGTCTGGTGACGATCGGCGCCGGCCAGAAAGTGATCGGTCTTTCACCGGGCGCGTCGGATGCAGGCGTGGTGTCGATCATCATGTATCTGATCGCTTATCTCTTCATGAACCTCGGCGGGTTCTATGTCGTGATGCTGATCGCCAACAAGATCGGTTCGGAAGAGGTTGAAGACTATAAGGGCTTTGCGAAAAAGTCGCCAATGCTTGCCGTCACATTCTCGTTGTTCTTAGTCTCGCTTACCGGCATACCGCTTACGGTAGGCTTCATCGGCAAGTTCTATATTTTCCTTGCGATCTTAAAGCAGCCCCAGTGGCTCTGGCTTGCGATCGTGATGGCGCTGAACTCGGTGGTGTCGCTCTATTATTATGTCCGCGTCATGCAGGCGATGTTCATCAAGCAGGCTGACGAGCAGACCGCGCCGTTGACCGATGCCGCCGATGTGCAGGCCGATGGCACGATCCGATTCTCATGGTATTCGCAGGCATACATTTTCGTGTTCCTCGTACCAACGATCGTACTTGGCGTGTATTTCACGCCGCTTGTCGATCTGGCAAAGCAAGCGATCCGATTCTTTAACCTGTCGTAA
- a CDS encoding NADH-quinone oxidoreductase subunit M, with amino-acid sequence MLSILTFLPVLGMIVIAFLPKTNVKMLRGVTVAVTALQIIFAIILWMNFNGSIAGINDPKQFQFTERFSWIRLGGLPIFGNIAIDYAMGIDGLSVLMVLLTALVAFVGAIASFSIHKNEKGYFMMYLLLVTGMMGVFVSLDFFLFYIFWELMLLPMYFLIGIWGGPRREYAAIKFFIYTLFGSIFMLLVMIGLNMTTVVNMGGTPYHTFNLLDMMNPANHMAGSIFAGSMTTWRYIGYLGLFLGFAIKIPMFPFHTWLPDAHVEAPTAISVILAGVLLKMGTYGILRICYGIFPEIAVATSQYLVIFGFINIVYGAFCAMAQKDLKKLIAYSSVSHMGYVLLGMASLNSQGMAGAIFQMFNHGTITAMLFLSVGVLYDQAHTRGLNEFGGLANKMPKYFALVVICYFASLGLPGFSGFISEAFVFLGSFQAFQFWTILSTLGIILTAAYMLWALQRMFLGTLPERWNGLVDIDGRELVALVPLAVIVIFLGIYPAPILNLMMTSVNQLADFVHKAAPHAAQAASILK; translated from the coding sequence ATCCTATCGATCCTGACGTTCCTTCCGGTGCTCGGAATGATCGTCATCGCCTTCTTGCCGAAGACGAATGTGAAGATGCTCAGAGGCGTCACCGTCGCGGTGACGGCATTGCAGATCATCTTTGCCATCATCTTGTGGATGAACTTTAACGGTTCGATCGCCGGAATCAACGATCCGAAGCAGTTCCAGTTTACGGAGCGCTTCTCCTGGATCCGCCTCGGTGGCCTGCCGATCTTCGGCAACATTGCCATTGACTATGCGATGGGCATCGACGGACTCTCGGTCCTGATGGTGCTGCTGACGGCGCTCGTCGCCTTCGTTGGCGCGATCGCCAGTTTCTCGATCCATAAGAACGAGAAGGGATACTTCATGATGTATCTCTTGCTCGTGACAGGAATGATGGGCGTTTTCGTCTCGCTCGACTTCTTCCTCTTCTATATCTTCTGGGAGTTGATGCTGTTGCCGATGTATTTCCTCATCGGTATCTGGGGCGGACCACGCCGCGAGTATGCAGCGATCAAGTTCTTCATCTATACGCTCTTCGGTTCGATCTTCATGCTTCTGGTCATGATCGGGCTGAACATGACGACGGTCGTAAACATGGGCGGTACGCCGTACCACACGTTCAACCTGCTCGACATGATGAACCCGGCGAACCACATGGCCGGCTCGATCTTTGCGGGTTCGATGACGACCTGGCGCTACATCGGTTATCTCGGACTCTTCCTCGGCTTCGCCATCAAGATCCCGATGTTCCCATTCCATACCTGGTTGCCGGATGCACACGTCGAAGCACCGACTGCTATCTCGGTGATTCTTGCAGGCGTATTGCTCAAGATGGGTACGTATGGTATCCTTCGTATTTGCTACGGTATCTTCCCCGAGATCGCCGTTGCGACGAGTCAGTATCTCGTGATCTTCGGCTTCATCAATATCGTCTATGGTGCATTCTGTGCCATGGCTCAGAAGGATTTGAAGAAGCTTATCGCCTATTCGTCGGTCAGCCACATGGGCTATGTGCTCCTTGGCATGGCATCGCTGAATTCGCAGGGCATGGCCGGTGCAATTTTCCAGATGTTCAATCACGGGACGATCACGGCAATGCTCTTCTTGAGCGTTGGTGTGCTCTACGATCAGGCTCATACGCGCGGACTCAATGAGTTCGGCGGTTTGGCAAACAAGATGCCGAAGTACTTCGCGCTCGTCGTGATCTGCTACTTCGCGTCACTCGGTCTGCCGGGCTTCTCGGGCTTCATTAGCGAGGCGTTCGTCTTCTTGGGCTCGTTCCAGGCCTTCCAGTTCTGGACGATTCTCTCGACGCTCGGTATCATTCTCACGGCCGCATATATGCTCTGGGCACTCCAGCGCATGTTCCTCGGCACGCTGCCGGAGCGTTGGAACGGTCTCGTCGATATCGACGGCCGCGAGCTTGTCGCGCTCGTGCCGCTTGCAGTGATCGTGATCTTCCTGGGTATTTACCCGGCGCCGATCCTGAACCTGATGATGACGAGTGTGAACCAGCTTGCGGACTTCGTCCACAAAGCCGCGCCGCACGCCGCACAGGCCGCCTCGATCCTGAAGTAA
- a CDS encoding S8 family peptidase, with protein sequence MTHSIRTYSIALLLAALGTVAFAQQPQSFTKGGAVFQQNFLYIKFKPSSKIVASHLHAGTTTGFADLDRAFETIGVRDIQPFLGLDGDDPRQSDGFVKTIANIVYSNEGLSAERIESMLMTLPEVELVSRRFIFKPCYQPNDPHFTSGDQYGLNLMSVPTAWNTTKGSSSVVLAVLDEGTNYLHEDLMSNLQTNPGEMGTDSKGKDKRSNGVDDDGDGYVDNWHGWDLGSSSGADHTSTYKGDNDPMPGPNEGHGTFVAGCLAATPDNGLGVAGVGFNCHYLPIKCTADTGKNAGNISFGYEGITYAAMHGARVINCSWGGDASGATPSDIAFLNSIIDYATAHNALVVAAAGNNSANIDATPFIPASLDANVLTVGASDENDHVTGFSNYGHRVDVYAPGANIWSTEFPGNSSYGSSGGTSFSCPYTVGVAGLLASRYPNWTPKILKSQIVSTVDALKSPTDRNLYWGRVNAANALIPAKTPALVISSYSVDGTPSGTLNYLNKQYALSITFRNLLGNNGNALSVRLVQQGGYTVQQASASFGALNTDATANGVFKFTRDSSDDGMQLPMVFYVTDGAKYKDSLYLTLEITGDNVWVDTTKPNLSINSYSIDGKTNGSLDYINKQYDLSVTFKNTGGAANFTATLLPKSGYTVHSTAVSLGTIASGGTKSGDFLFVRDTTDNGKQLPMDIQVQSSDYSATLHLTVSITGDNVYVDAVPTVSGNRTSDLRVSPNPASTVAMAYFNLAGESRVAISISDMLGRTVGSYDAGVFAAGANRWELPVAGLASGVYIVRLQTGEGDILVSRVVIK encoded by the coding sequence GTGACGCACTCGATCAGAACATATTCTATTGCATTGCTGCTGGCGGCGCTCGGTACGGTGGCGTTCGCCCAACAGCCGCAGAGCTTCACCAAGGGCGGTGCCGTCTTCCAGCAGAATTTTCTCTATATCAAATTCAAGCCGTCGAGCAAGATCGTGGCCTCGCATCTGCATGCGGGCACGACGACGGGTTTTGCCGATCTCGATCGTGCGTTCGAGACAATCGGTGTGCGTGACATCCAACCATTCCTCGGCCTCGACGGCGACGATCCGCGACAGTCGGACGGCTTCGTGAAAACGATTGCCAATATCGTGTATAGCAACGAAGGGCTCTCGGCAGAACGGATCGAATCGATGCTGATGACATTGCCGGAAGTCGAGCTCGTCAGCCGCCGCTTCATTTTCAAACCGTGCTATCAACCGAACGATCCGCACTTCACCAGCGGCGATCAGTATGGCCTGAACCTCATGAGCGTGCCGACGGCATGGAACACCACGAAGGGTTCGTCATCGGTGGTGCTTGCCGTGCTCGATGAAGGGACGAACTATCTTCACGAGGATCTGATGTCAAACCTTCAGACGAATCCGGGCGAGATGGGGACGGATTCGAAAGGGAAAGACAAGCGGTCGAACGGCGTCGATGACGATGGTGACGGGTATGTCGATAATTGGCACGGCTGGGATCTAGGCAGTTCGTCGGGTGCCGACCACACCAGCACCTACAAAGGCGACAACGACCCGATGCCCGGACCGAATGAAGGACATGGCACGTTCGTCGCCGGCTGTCTTGCCGCGACACCGGATAATGGACTCGGCGTTGCCGGTGTCGGGTTCAATTGCCACTACTTGCCGATCAAGTGTACTGCCGATACCGGGAAGAATGCAGGCAATATCAGCTTCGGATACGAAGGAATTACGTATGCTGCGATGCATGGGGCCCGGGTCATTAATTGTTCGTGGGGTGGCGATGCGTCGGGCGCAACGCCGAGCGATATTGCATTCTTGAACTCGATCATCGATTATGCCACCGCACATAACGCGCTTGTCGTTGCAGCGGCCGGCAACAACAGTGCAAATATCGACGCGACTCCGTTTATCCCCGCGTCGCTCGATGCGAATGTACTGACCGTCGGCGCATCCGATGAGAACGATCATGTGACTGGCTTTTCGAACTACGGCCATCGTGTGGATGTCTATGCTCCGGGTGCAAATATCTGGTCGACCGAGTTTCCGGGGAATTCGAGCTATGGGAGCTCCGGCGGGACGTCCTTCTCCTGTCCGTACACTGTCGGTGTTGCCGGATTGCTTGCATCGCGATACCCGAACTGGACACCGAAGATCTTAAAGAGCCAGATCGTCTCGACCGTCGATGCGCTGAAGTCGCCGACCGATCGTAACCTCTACTGGGGCCGAGTGAATGCGGCAAATGCGCTGATCCCTGCAAAGACTCCTGCACTTGTGATCTCGTCATACAGTGTGGACGGTACGCCGAGCGGGACATTGAATTATCTTAATAAGCAGTACGCGCTCTCGATCACCTTCCGTAATCTGCTCGGCAATAATGGCAATGCTCTTTCAGTGAGGCTGGTGCAGCAGGGCGGCTATACCGTACAGCAGGCTTCGGCATCGTTCGGTGCGCTCAATACCGATGCGACGGCAAACGGCGTGTTCAAGTTTACGCGCGATTCGTCGGACGACGGCATGCAGCTTCCGATGGTGTTCTATGTCACCGACGGTGCGAAATATAAAGACTCCCTGTATTTGACACTCGAGATCACTGGCGACAATGTTTGGGTCGATACGACCAAGCCGAATCTGTCGATCAACTCGTACAGTATCGACGGCAAGACGAACGGTTCGCTCGATTATATCAATAAGCAGTACGATCTGTCGGTGACGTTCAAGAACACCGGCGGCGCTGCGAACTTTACCGCTACCTTACTGCCGAAGAGCGGATATACCGTGCATAGTACCGCTGTATCGCTCGGGACGATCGCCAGTGGCGGCACCAAGTCCGGCGATTTTCTTTTCGTGCGCGATACGACCGACAACGGCAAGCAGTTGCCGATGGATATTCAGGTGCAGTCGAGCGATTATTCGGCAACGCTTCACCTGACGGTCTCGATCACCGGCGACAATGTGTATGTCGATGCCGTGCCGACCGTGAGTGGCAACCGCACGAGCGATCTTCGGGTGTCGCCAAACCCCGCCTCGACGGTGGCAATGGCGTATTTCAACCTCGCGGGCGAGAGCCGCGTCGCAATCTCGATCAGCGATATGCTCGGCCGGACCGTCGGATCTTACGATGCGGGCGTCTTCGCGGCCGGTGCAAACCGCTGGGAACTGCCGGTGGCGGGCCTTGCGAGCGGCGTGTATATCGTGCGTCTGCAGACGGGCGAAGGTGATATACTCGTGAGCCGCGTGGTGATTAAATAA
- the nuoL gene encoding NADH-quinone oxidoreductase subunit L: MHQLIALSLVILGLPLLSFLIIIFNQKRLMHKAHMVGLPILGTALALAIYICVNKLTGSAETINWTTNWISFGNVPGVGQWDLTTGVMIDNLTAIMLVVVTLISFLVHLFSSEYMHDDIRYSRYFAYLGIFTFSMLGIVLGNNLLSLYIFWELVGFSSYALISHWYEKPGPQQASKKAFIVNRVGDVGMWTGLMLMFTTFHTFDFSKIFAAIHAGLPANFSLLGLSPETTLTVAGVLIFCGAVGKSAQFPLHVWLPDAMEGPTPVSALIHAATMVAAGVYLTCRIFPILTGDAMLVVAMIGGFTSFLAASIALTQNDIKKVLAYSTVSQLGYMIMALGVGAFSAGFFHLVTHAMFKACLFLGSGSVIHAMHHSLHHLHDHHTDPQDMRNMGGLYKKMPITATTFIVATLAISGIPLMSGFMSKDEILAGTTAYSALQGGIAGILPIFGFGVAMMTAFYMWRQVFMTFFGKPRKPEIFEHVHESPKVMTVPLMILATLSIWIWYGANPIDPANGWFMKKWAATPAQIVPANTAPKFAHVEGPAAAEHSALSTEHSALKQEAIELAPHQEALEHKTHEVAGMGMIISIVVALSGIALAWFLYLKNTTLVDKLASALKPLYNFSLNKWYIDELYDFVFVGSFMLISRSCAWFDTNIVDGMVNGVGKLTVAVSMISGWIDKYIVDGLVNLVAGISQVIGMAFRSFQTGRIQTYLAWTLAGVVAVFLLLSYGFKLM, encoded by the coding sequence ATGCACCAACTGATAGCATTATCGCTGGTAATTCTGGGACTGCCGCTGCTGTCGTTCCTGATCATTATCTTCAATCAGAAACGATTGATGCACAAGGCGCACATGGTGGGCTTGCCGATCCTCGGCACTGCACTGGCGCTGGCGATCTATATCTGCGTCAATAAGCTCACCGGATCGGCAGAAACGATCAACTGGACGACCAACTGGATCAGCTTCGGCAACGTCCCCGGCGTCGGACAGTGGGACCTGACGACCGGCGTCATGATCGACAACCTGACGGCGATCATGCTTGTGGTCGTGACCTTGATCTCGTTCCTGGTGCATCTGTTTTCCAGCGAGTACATGCACGACGATATCCGCTACTCGCGGTACTTCGCCTATCTCGGCATCTTTACCTTCTCGATGCTCGGTATCGTCCTCGGCAATAATTTACTCTCGCTCTATATCTTCTGGGAGCTTGTCGGATTTTCGAGTTATGCGCTGATCTCGCACTGGTATGAGAAGCCAGGCCCACAGCAGGCGTCGAAGAAAGCATTCATCGTCAATCGTGTCGGCGACGTCGGCATGTGGACAGGGTTGATGTTGATGTTCACGACGTTCCACACATTCGATTTCTCGAAGATCTTTGCCGCGATTCATGCCGGGCTTCCGGCGAATTTCAGTCTCTTGGGCTTGAGCCCCGAGACAACGCTCACGGTTGCCGGCGTATTGATCTTTTGCGGTGCGGTCGGCAAGAGCGCACAATTCCCGTTGCATGTGTGGCTTCCCGATGCAATGGAAGGCCCGACGCCAGTGTCCGCACTGATCCACGCTGCAACGATGGTTGCAGCCGGTGTGTATCTGACGTGCCGCATCTTCCCGATCCTGACCGGCGACGCGATGCTCGTCGTTGCAATGATCGGCGGCTTCACGAGCTTCCTCGCCGCTTCGATCGCTCTGACACAGAACGACATCAAGAAAGTACTTGCATACTCGACGGTGTCACAGCTTGGGTACATGATCATGGCGCTTGGTGTGGGCGCCTTCAGCGCAGGATTTTTCCACCTCGTGACGCACGCAATGTTCAAAGCGTGTCTCTTCCTCGGTTCGGGTTCGGTGATCCATGCGATGCACCATTCGCTGCATCACTTGCACGATCATCACACCGATCCGCAGGATATGCGCAACATGGGCGGCCTCTACAAGAAGATGCCGATCACTGCGACGACATTTATCGTTGCGACGCTCGCAATCAGCGGTATTCCGCTCATGAGCGGCTTCATGTCGAAAGATGAAATTCTTGCCGGTACAACGGCCTACTCCGCGTTACAAGGCGGCATCGCAGGTATCCTGCCGATCTTCGGGTTTGGTGTTGCGATGATGACGGCCTTTTACATGTGGCGTCAGGTCTTCATGACGTTCTTCGGCAAGCCACGCAAGCCCGAGATTTTCGAGCACGTCCATGAATCGCCGAAGGTAATGACCGTACCGTTGATGATTCTTGCGACGCTCTCGATCTGGATTTGGTACGGTGCAAACCCGATCGATCCGGCGAACGGCTGGTTTATGAAGAAGTGGGCAGCAACGCCTGCTCAGATCGTCCCGGCGAATACTGCGCCGAAATTTGCACATGTGGAAGGTCCCGCTGCTGCCGAGCACTCAGCACTCAGCACTGAGCACTCAGCACTGAAGCAGGAAGCGATCGAACTCGCTCCGCATCAGGAAGCGCTCGAGCATAAGACGCACGAAGTCGCCGGTATGGGCATGATCATCTCGATCGTCGTTGCGCTGAGCGGTATTGCGCTTGCGTGGTTCTTATATCTGAAGAATACGACGCTCGTCGATAAGCTTGCCTCGGCCTTGAAGCCACTTTACAACTTCAGCTTGAACAAGTGGTACATCGACGAGCTCTATGATTTTGTCTTCGTCGGTTCGTTTATGCTGATCTCGCGCTCTTGCGCATGGTTCGATACGAATATCGTCGACGGCATGGTCAACGGCGTCGGTAAACTGACGGTTGCGGTATCGATGATCAGCGGTTGGATCGATAAGTATATCGTTGACGGACTGGTCAACCTTGTCGCCGGAATTTCGCAGGTGATCGGCATGGCATTCCGCTCGTTCCAGACGGGACGCATCCAGACGTATCTGGCCTGGACGCTCGCCGGTGTCGTCGCCGTGTTCCTGTTGTTGTCGTACGGTTTCAAGTTGATGTAA
- the nuoK gene encoding NADH-quinone oxidoreductase subunit NuoK has translation MTIGLNHYLFASAALFVLGVFTMLSRRNVIAILMGAELILNAANLNFIGFSRFGGINIGGQMASIFVIVVAAAEAAVALAIVLNVFKNFKTVNPADADSLRD, from the coding sequence ATGACCATCGGACTCAATCACTACTTGTTCGCCAGCGCCGCACTCTTCGTGCTGGGCGTCTTTACGATGCTCTCGCGCCGGAATGTCATCGCCATCCTTATGGGTGCCGAGCTGATCTTGAATGCCGCTAATCTGAACTTCATCGGCTTTAGCCGGTTCGGTGGCATCAATATCGGCGGCCAGATGGCCTCGATCTTTGTGATCGTCGTCGCCGCTGCCGAAGCAGCAGTCGCGCTGGCGATCGTACTGAACGTATTCAAAAATTTCAAGACCGTCAATCCTGCCGACGCAGATTCGTTGCGGGACTAA
- a CDS encoding NADH-quinone oxidoreductase subunit J has protein sequence MFDLIFYIFLVVTLGGAFVTAFSKNIVYAAFALLFTFFGVAGLYVMANADFLAITQLMVYVGGILILLIFGVMLTNRIASANITMSSGSRWAAGLLSLGLFAILCMAYFGSDATKTIKTPDGKSQTVSTFPTYKSQPWASSPWNKDANERILNVKYGTPEEMKKGEGSSGTATEIGKLMLNDYLLPFEIVSVVLLVALIGAAMIARKEPTPKEEALSDALTANN, from the coding sequence ATGTTCGATCTGATCTTCTATATATTTCTCGTGGTCACCCTTGGTGGTGCCTTCGTCACGGCATTCTCGAAGAATATCGTGTATGCGGCGTTCGCGCTGCTCTTTACATTCTTCGGGGTTGCAGGGCTGTACGTCATGGCAAATGCCGACTTCCTGGCCATCACGCAGTTGATGGTGTATGTCGGCGGCATCCTGATCCTCTTGATCTTCGGCGTCATGCTCACCAACCGCATCGCGAGCGCGAACATCACGATGAGTTCGGGATCGCGATGGGCGGCGGGGCTATTGTCGCTCGGCCTATTCGCTATTCTCTGCATGGCATATTTCGGCAGCGATGCGACGAAGACGATCAAGACGCCAGACGGTAAGTCGCAGACCGTTTCTACCTTCCCGACCTACAAGAGCCAGCCTTGGGCGTCGAGCCCGTGGAATAAAGATGCGAACGAGCGCATCCTGAACGTCAAGTACGGTACGCCGGAAGAAATGAAGAAGGGCGAAGGCTCGAGCGGTACGGCAACCGAGATCGGCAAGTTGATGCTCAACGATTATCTGCTGCCGTTCGAGATCGTGTCGGTCGTATTGCTTGTCGCACTAATTGGGGCAGCAATGATCGCGCGCAAAGAGCCGACACCGAAGGAAGAAGCCCTGAGCGATGCGTTAACCGCCAACAACTAA
- a CDS encoding NADH-quinone oxidoreductase subunit I, which yields MAGYFSDIKDGLGTALKGMGIVMKHLLQPKVTRQYPNPEDRYIMPERARNRLYVNMDDCIGCDQCARACPVNCITIDTAKGVPGDQLGTTSQGKKKSLWVTRFDIDIAKCCYCGLCTFPCPTECIRMTDVYEFSEFDRVNLIYNYATMNADEAAKRTEAAKKDEERLAAERAKQAEEKAKAAAAAPAAAPVTPPPAAAGGVKPPPFAAKPGGVKPPPFQAKS from the coding sequence ATGGCAGGATACTTTAGCGATATCAAAGACGGACTCGGAACGGCGCTCAAGGGAATGGGCATCGTGATGAAGCATTTGCTTCAGCCGAAGGTCACGCGTCAATATCCGAACCCCGAGGACCGCTACATCATGCCGGAGCGTGCCCGCAACCGTCTCTATGTCAATATGGACGATTGCATCGGCTGCGACCAGTGTGCGCGTGCGTGCCCGGTGAATTGTATCACTATCGATACGGCTAAGGGCGTCCCCGGCGACCAACTCGGTACGACATCGCAGGGCAAGAAGAAGTCGCTCTGGGTAACGCGGTTCGATATCGATATTGCGAAATGCTGCTATTGCGGTCTGTGCACGTTCCCATGCCCGACCGAATGCATCCGCATGACGGATGTCTATGAGTTTAGCGAATTCGATCGCGTGAATCTGATCTATAATTACGCGACGATGAACGCGGATGAGGCTGCCAAGCGCACGGAGGCTGCCAAGAAGGACGAAGAGCGTCTGGCCGCCGAACGCGCAAAGCAGGCCGAAGAAAAGGCAAAGGCCGCCGCAGCCGCTCCGGCTGCAGCACCGGTAACGCCGCCGCCTGCAGCCGCCGGTGGGGTCAAGCCACCGCCATTCGCTGCGAAGCCGGGCGGAGTGAAGCCGCCCCCGTTCCAGGCGAAGAGCTGA
- the nuoH gene encoding NADH-quinone oxidoreductase subunit NuoH, whose translation MFDGLRDLLVSLLGKGDLSDILAVVVYSAMPLVVILLYALFAIYAEMKLSAFLQDRLGPMRTGPMGLLQPIADILKLLQKEDISPKDADKKLFNMSPFIVFIGSYLGFAALPFSAAYIGARINLGIFYIVAASGLVVVGLLMAGWGSNNKYSLFGSMRSVAQIVSYEIPTGLAILCVVMVAGSMDMQTISKLQEGGIQNWFLFGGPKHLAGFGGGYSWLLTPFMLVAFVIYIVASLAETNRVPFDIPEAESELVAGYHTEYSAMKFALFFLAEYANMFVVSAIASVLFLGGWNSPFGDVLGGPVMGLFWFVGKAIFFVLIQIWIRWTLPRLRVDQLMNICWKVMIPFGMATVLVIGTLVTWLVH comes from the coding sequence ATGTTTGACGGACTTCGAGATCTGTTGGTAAGCTTGCTCGGGAAGGGAGACCTTTCCGACATCCTTGCGGTCGTCGTGTATTCGGCGATGCCGCTTGTGGTGATCTTGCTCTATGCACTCTTCGCGATCTATGCGGAAATGAAACTTTCCGCATTCTTGCAGGACCGACTCGGACCGATGCGCACCGGGCCGATGGGTTTGCTGCAGCCGATCGCCGACATCCTGAAACTTCTGCAAAAGGAAGATATTTCGCCGAAGGATGCCGATAAGAAGCTCTTCAATATGTCGCCGTTTATCGTCTTTATCGGGAGCTATCTCGGCTTTGCTGCGCTGCCGTTCTCGGCTGCATATATCGGCGCCCGAATCAATCTCGGTATTTTCTATATCGTCGCGGCGAGCGGCCTCGTGGTCGTTGGTCTCTTGATGGCAGGATGGGGATCGAACAATAAGTATTCGCTCTTCGGCTCGATGCGTTCGGTCGCACAGATCGTCAGCTACGAAATTCCGACCGGGCTTGCCATCCTTTGTGTCGTGATGGTTGCCGGTTCGATGGATATGCAGACCATCTCGAAGTTGCAGGAAGGCGGTATTCAAAACTGGTTTCTCTTCGGCGGTCCGAAGCATTTGGCCGGGTTTGGCGGCGGCTACTCCTGGTTGCTGACGCCGTTCATGCTTGTCGCCTTTGTGATTTATATCGTCGCATCGCTCGCGGAAACGAACCGTGTGCCGTTCGATATTCCCGAAGCAGAATCCGAACTCGTCGCCGGGTATCACACGGAGTATTCGGCTATGAAGTTCGCGCTGTTCTTCCTGGCGGAATATGCGAATATGTTCGTCGTCAGCGCGATCGCCTCGGTGTTGTTTCTCGGCGGGTGGAATTCGCCGTTCGGCGATGTGCTCGGTGGGCCGGTGATGGGCCTGTTCTGGTTCGTCGGGAAAGCGATCTTTTTTGTGCTCATTCAGATCTGGATCCGTTGGACACTGCCGCGCTTGCGCGTCGACCAACTGATGAATATCTGCTGGAAGGTCATGATCCCGTTCGGCATGGCGACGGTGCTCGTCATCGGAACGCTCGTGACCTGGCTGGTGCACTAA